From the genome of Geminocystis herdmanii PCC 6308, one region includes:
- a CDS encoding urease accessory protein UreF produces the protein MSEKLLLLLQLCNSSLPLGAYSYSEGLETLVEKKLIIDSQGLKHWLLNELKYGSIRVESAMIVRSYHSYQAKKIEDLLYWNNWFSASRETAELRQQSWQMGKSLLRLINSFEPDNLFLQTVINNLKSSGHYSIVFGVITAHWQIEIENVLLGYLHNWVNNLVNVGVKLIPLGQTEGQKLLLNFNKEITQQLTKILSLKDDELSSCSWGLSLASIQHQQLYSRLFRS, from the coding sequence ATGTCAGAAAAATTATTATTACTTTTACAACTGTGTAATTCTAGTTTGCCTTTAGGTGCGTATAGTTATTCAGAAGGATTAGAAACTCTCGTTGAAAAAAAATTAATTATTGATAGTCAAGGCTTAAAACATTGGTTATTAAATGAGTTAAAATATGGCTCAATTCGAGTAGAATCGGCAATGATTGTTCGATCGTACCATAGTTATCAAGCAAAAAAAATAGAAGATTTATTATATTGGAATAATTGGTTTAGTGCCAGTCGAGAAACCGCAGAATTAAGGCAACAAAGTTGGCAAATGGGCAAAAGTTTATTACGGTTAATTAACTCTTTTGAACCTGATAATTTATTTTTACAAACAGTTATTAATAACCTAAAATCCTCTGGTCACTATTCGATCGTATTTGGAGTAATTACAGCGCATTGGCAAATTGAAATAGAAAACGTATTATTAGGCTATCTTCATAATTGGGTAAATAATTTAGTCAATGTAGGAGTCAAATTAATTCCATTAGGACAAACCGAAGGACAAAAATTATTATTAAATTTTAATAAAGAAATTACTCAACAATTAACAAAAATTTTATCCTTAAAAGATGATGAATTATCTAGTTGCAGTTGGGGATTATCTTTAGCTAGTATTCAACACCAACAATTATATAGTCGCTTATTTCGCAGTTAA
- a CDS encoding DUF4079 domain-containing protein has translation MSIEQFTLLIHPFFTVVAVFPLIGIVCYFAWETRQRRLEIKEGEKSKIPPSVGLNHVQIGKWLSTGVVISSLIGLARPIITKNILKETLWETNFFQFIFIVLMFVFTIASFILLFRSRDKLWRGIFATLSGMGVVILGCQDGIFRRSNEWFWSHYYYGVTVCLLMIFSVAIIDDIYRDRSNKWRNIHIILNCLALLLFIGQGFTGARDLFEIGLWTPPPA, from the coding sequence ATGTCGATCGAACAATTTACCCTCTTAATTCATCCATTTTTTACGGTAGTAGCGGTTTTTCCCTTAATTGGTATTGTGTGTTATTTTGCATGGGAAACTCGTCAAAGAAGATTAGAAATCAAAGAGGGAGAGAAAAGTAAAATTCCTCCTTCCGTCGGTTTAAATCATGTGCAGATTGGGAAATGGTTATCGACAGGAGTAGTTATTTCGTCTTTAATCGGATTAGCACGACCAATTATTACTAAAAATATTCTTAAAGAAACACTTTGGGAAACTAATTTTTTTCAGTTTATTTTTATTGTTTTAATGTTTGTTTTTACCATCGCTTCTTTTATTCTATTATTTCGATCGAGAGATAAATTATGGCGAGGAATTTTTGCTACTTTAAGCGGAATGGGAGTAGTTATTTTAGGTTGTCAAGATGGCATTTTTCGCCGTAGTAATGAATGGTTTTGGTCACATTATTATTATGGTGTAACTGTTTGTTTATTGATGATTTTTTCTGTGGCTATTATCGATGATATTTACCGAGATCGATCGAACAAATGGCGTAATATTCACATTATTTTAAATTGTTTGGCATTGTTATTATTTATAGGACAAGGCTTCACGGGCGCGAGAGATTTATTTGAAATTGGATTATGGACTCCTCCCCCAGCATAG
- a CDS encoding CHAD domain-containing protein — protein sequence MYNFTLKDNPITLADFAFNAIAKQVKKIVKYEQKILTENDPENLHQIRVGMRKLRSVLSVFSIALIIPSSITDKKIGNLARILGQQRDLDILKINLENKFNHKSLDQETVIIEKIIHKISQPNVDSNSKNLETILTSKKYLHLKEDLLFWLENPQFSLIALQNIRRILPDLLLPQISNFFLQSAWLIGTFRDYNGQIIIKENLSEKDVDLLINLQGESLHKLRKQAKKTRYQLELFTEFYPQEYREYLEFIVQVQEILGEIQDNICLQDHLTEVMGNKWLKKLNNLHQLILKDKLDKWQQWQQLQIKFFSGDFCHNLREIVNNGL from the coding sequence ATGTATAATTTCACCCTCAAAGATAATCCGATTACCTTAGCCGATTTTGCATTTAATGCCATCGCTAAACAGGTAAAAAAAATTGTTAAATATGAACAGAAAATCTTAACAGAAAATGATCCCGAAAATTTGCATCAAATTCGAGTCGGGATGAGAAAATTAAGAAGTGTTTTAAGTGTTTTTTCGATCGCCCTAATTATTCCATCAAGTATTACCGATAAAAAAATAGGAAATCTTGCCAGAATTTTAGGACAACAGAGGGATTTAGATATTCTCAAAATTAATTTAGAAAATAAATTTAATCATAAATCTTTAGATCAAGAAACTGTTATCATCGAAAAAATTATTCACAAAATCAGTCAACCTAATGTTGATTCTAACTCAAAAAATTTAGAAACTATTTTAACCAGTAAAAAATATCTGCATCTCAAAGAAGATTTGTTATTTTGGTTAGAAAATCCTCAATTTAGTTTGATCGCCCTGCAAAATATCCGCCGTATCTTACCTGATTTATTACTACCTCAAATTAGTAACTTTTTTCTACAATCTGCATGGTTGATAGGTACTTTTAGGGATTATAATGGACAAATTATAATTAAGGAAAATCTCTCAGAAAAAGATGTTGATTTATTGATTAATCTACAAGGAGAAAGTTTACATAAACTGAGAAAACAAGCTAAAAAAACTCGTTATCAGTTAGAATTATTTACTGAATTTTATCCTCAAGAATATAGAGAATATTTAGAGTTTATTGTGCAAGTTCAAGAAATTTTAGGAGAAATTCAAGATAATATTTGTTTACAGGATCATTTAACGGAAGTTATGGGGAATAAATGGTTAAAAAAACTGAATAATTTACATCAATTAATCCTTAAAGATAAACTAGATAAGTGGCAACAATGGCAACAATTACAAATTAAATTTTTCTCAGGAGATTTTTGTCATAATTTAAGAGAAATCGTGAATAATGGGTTATAA
- a CDS encoding RNA methyltransferase, producing the protein MSDVKIILVEPAGERNIGSIARVMRNMELTKLTIVNPRCDHLSEDARIMAVHGVEVLEKAEIVDSIPQALYGCNRAIATTGRQRDVHTTLETPKQAIPWLKADHITSALIFGPEDRGLSNQELSYAQRFICIPSNPAYPSLNLAQAVGICAYELYQISQESIEPENLSVEDLVNLEDLEGYYQHLESVLLQVSYLYPHTAPKKMEKLRRIVNRANLTSQELAMIRGILRQIEWSIEHK; encoded by the coding sequence ATGTCTGATGTCAAAATCATTTTAGTTGAACCAGCAGGGGAAAGAAATATCGGATCGATCGCGCGAGTTATGCGTAATATGGAGTTAACTAAATTAACCATTGTCAATCCCCGTTGTGATCATTTGTCGGAAGATGCTAGGATTATGGCAGTTCATGGAGTGGAAGTATTAGAAAAAGCTGAGATTGTGGATTCAATTCCTCAAGCCTTATATGGATGTAACAGAGCGATCGCCACCACTGGACGACAAAGAGATGTACATACAACCTTAGAGACTCCTAAACAAGCAATACCTTGGCTTAAAGCTGATCATATCACCAGTGCTTTAATTTTTGGTCCTGAAGATAGGGGTTTAAGCAATCAAGAATTGAGTTATGCTCAACGTTTCATTTGTATTCCTTCTAATCCAGCATATCCATCCTTGAATTTAGCTCAAGCTGTGGGTATTTGTGCTTATGAATTATATCAAATTTCCCAAGAATCGATCGAGCCAGAAAATTTATCTGTGGAAGATTTAGTCAATCTTGAAGATTTAGAAGGCTATTATCAACATTTAGAGTCCGTATTATTGCAAGTGAGTTATTTATATCCCCATACTGCACCAAAAAAGATGGAAAAATTACGGCGCATTGTTAATCGTGCCAATCTTACCAGTCAAGAATTAGCAATGATTAGAGGAATTTTAAGACAAATTGAATGGTCGATCGAGCATAAGTAA
- a CDS encoding DUF2470 domain-containing protein: MTEVITQAISDRICKHMNNDHQDAVKLYAQYYGKIDTPNTAFMSSIDAQGMYIIVDNQEETPLRIQFDHTLTDAKDAHTTLVEMMKQAQ, from the coding sequence ATGACAGAAGTTATTACTCAAGCTATCAGCGATCGAATTTGTAAACACATGAACAATGATCATCAAGACGCTGTGAAACTATATGCCCAATATTACGGTAAAATCGACACTCCCAACACTGCTTTTATGAGTTCGATCGATGCTCAAGGAATGTATATCATAGTTGATAACCAAGAAGAAACTCCCCTAAGAATCCAATTTGATCATACCCTAACCGATGCCAAAGACGCTCATACAACCCTTGTGGAAATGATGAAACAAGCCCAATAA
- a CDS encoding cysteine desulfurase family protein, whose product MSNPIYLDYHSTTPVDRRVADKVYDYMVHNFGNSSSIDHVFGDRTQEAVKKAQQQIADLINSSPQEIIFTSGATESINLVIQGLIQPYPHRYIISPLEHKAVIDTCQAMVKKGLGEIVWLKVDNKGRIDLNHLEKVCTHGADLLCIMGANNEIGNIYPIEKIGGIAHKYHIPFLCDGSQAVGKIPVNFEDWGITFLTISGHKLYAPKGIGALVIKKGFSLQPLIYGGGHQKGIRSGTLNVSGIVGLGEACYLRQLEMREDEGSIELKRNHLQSLLQAKIPDLVINGDTENRLAGNLHISIPNMPNSAIIARIRHKLAISTGSACSSATFSPSHVLRAMNLDDTTIEGALRIGIGKFTTEIEIEKSAEIINNAVMEILNLSNKY is encoded by the coding sequence ATGTCTAATCCTATCTACTTAGATTATCACTCTACAACCCCCGTCGATCGACGTGTTGCTGATAAGGTATATGATTATATGGTGCATAACTTCGGCAATAGTAGCAGTATAGATCATGTTTTTGGCGATCGAACCCAAGAAGCAGTAAAAAAAGCTCAACAGCAGATTGCGGATTTAATCAACTCATCCCCTCAAGAAATAATTTTCACCTCTGGCGCAACGGAAAGCATTAACTTAGTTATTCAAGGATTAATCCAGCCTTATCCTCATCGTTATATTATCTCACCCCTCGAACATAAAGCCGTTATCGATACTTGTCAGGCAATGGTAAAGAAGGGATTAGGGGAGATTGTGTGGTTGAAGGTAGATAATAAGGGCAGAATTGACTTAAATCACCTTGAAAAAGTATGCACTCACGGAGCAGATTTATTGTGTATCATGGGGGCAAATAATGAGATTGGCAATATCTATCCCATCGAAAAAATAGGGGGGATTGCCCATAAATATCATATCCCTTTTCTGTGTGATGGTTCTCAGGCAGTGGGCAAAATTCCCGTTAACTTCGAGGATTGGGGTATCACTTTTTTAACTATCTCTGGTCATAAATTATACGCCCCAAAGGGTATCGGTGCATTAGTCATCAAAAAAGGTTTTTCTTTACAACCTCTGATTTATGGGGGAGGACATCAAAAGGGCATTCGATCGGGTACATTAAATGTATCAGGGATAGTGGGTTTGGGAGAGGCTTGTTATTTACGACAACTAGAGATGAGAGAAGATGAAGGCTCGATCGAACTCAAAAGAAATCATCTACAATCACTATTACAAGCCAAAATTCCCGATTTAGTCATCAATGGAGATACAGAAAATCGCCTAGCAGGAAATTTACATATATCAATACCAAATATGCCCAATAGTGCCATTATAGCCCGAATTAGGCATAAATTAGCCATTTCTACGGGTTCAGCTTGTAGTAGTGCCACTTTTTCCCCCTCTCACGTTTTAAGAGCGATGAATTTAGATGATACAACCATTGAGGGGGCGTTGAGAATCGGCATAGGTAAATTTACCACGGAGATAGAAATAGAAAAAAGTGCAGAGATTATTAATAATGCCGTGATGGAAATTCTTAACTTGAGCAATAAATATTAG
- a CDS encoding type II toxin-antitoxin system VapB family antitoxin encodes MRTNIDLDDSLLEEAFRLTNVRTKKELVNMALKELIRNRKKLNLLDLSGKIEFREDYNYKELRNNENVSN; translated from the coding sequence ATGAGAACTAATATTGATCTTGATGATAGTTTACTAGAAGAAGCCTTCCGTTTAACTAATGTGAGAACGAAAAAAGAGTTAGTAAATATGGCTTTAAAAGAGTTAATTCGTAATCGAAAAAAACTGAATTTATTAGATTTAAGTGGAAAAATTGAATTTAGAGAAGACTATAATTATAAGGAGTTAAGAAATAACGAAAATGTATCTAATTGA
- the vapC gene encoding type II toxin-antitoxin system VapC family toxin: MYLIDTSVLVNIFRDKTGIKRKNLENIIQDNPFFLSHFIQMELLQGAKNEQEWQLLEIYLDDQDYLTENSSILIKSARVFYDLRRKGLTVRSSIDCCIAQLAISYNFILIHNDKDFETIKKVRNLQTIILN, translated from the coding sequence ATGTATCTAATTGATACTTCTGTTTTGGTTAATATTTTTCGAGATAAAACGGGAATTAAAAGAAAAAATTTAGAAAATATTATTCAAGATAATCCTTTCTTTTTGAGTCATTTTATCCAAATGGAATTATTACAGGGTGCTAAAAACGAACAGGAATGGCAACTATTGGAAATTTATTTGGATGATCAAGATTATCTTACAGAAAATAGTTCTATATTGATTAAATCAGCTCGTGTTTTCTATGATTTAAGACGTAAAGGTTTAACCGTTAGAAGTAGCATTGATTGTTGCATTGCTCAACTAGCTATCAGTTATAATTTCATTTTAATTCATAATGATAAAGATTTTGAAACTATTAAAAAAGTAAGAAATTTACAAACTATTATTTTAAATTGA
- a CDS encoding HepT-like ribonuclease domain-containing protein codes for MSRNLKLYLSDILNSINKIELYTKNLTESQLLEDEKTLDAVTHNLMIIGEATKNIPPQIRQEYEQIKWKDIIGLRNIIAHTYFSLDYEIIWNILNQKKLDELKQIILLILDKV; via the coding sequence ATGTCGAGAAACCTTAAACTTTATCTAAGTGATATTCTTAATAGTATCAATAAAATTGAATTATATACTAAAAATTTAACAGAATCACAATTATTAGAAGATGAAAAAACATTAGATGCTGTGACTCATAATTTAATGATTATTGGAGAAGCTACTAAAAATATTCCTCCTCAAATAAGGCAAGAATATGAACAAATAAAATGGAAAGATATTATTGGTTTAAGAAATATTATTGCTCATACTTATTTTTCCTTAGATTACGAAATAATTTGGAATATTTTAAATCAAAAAAAATTAGATGAACTTAAACAAATAATCTTATTAATTTTAGACAAAGTTTAA
- a CDS encoding nucleotidyltransferase family protein, which produces MNNLLTEKQQTLTKEIILQTLKNQENFFVKYDIKTLALFGSTARNEATENSDLDFLVEFNHSTTLDGYMNLKFYLEELFNKSVDLVTFKSIKTIIKNSVLAEAIYVEKP; this is translated from the coding sequence ATGAATAATTTATTGACTGAAAAACAACAAACATTAACAAAAGAAATTATTTTACAAACTTTAAAAAATCAAGAAAACTTTTTCGTTAAATACGATATTAAAACCTTAGCACTATTTGGCTCAACTGCTAGAAATGAAGCTACAGAAAATAGTGATTTAGATTTTTTGGTAGAGTTTAATCATTCTACTACATTAGATGGTTATATGAACTTAAAATTTTATCTTGAAGAATTATTTAATAAATCGGTAGATTTAGTCACTTTTAAATCCATCAAAACCATAATCAAAAATTCTGTATTAGCCGAAGCGATTTATGTCGAGAAACCTTAA
- the brxL gene encoding BREX system Lon protease-like protein BrxL, with translation MNELNFYNNDLVTQVFSNLSIDKKRLPSSGLTESGVPSFVAEWLLDKIVPGIGNLSTLEHEKVNNMVMKAFPRKDDKERIKYQVQQGEEKKLIALLQVRVPLEKPSEEKQIPLASIPVLNLPECDIEPHIIEQNPLLLGRGIWGKITLNYAINERGKYNVNVCEFDPFQTSEVNIKDYGKCREKFTFEQWRDLLLCSMGLNPEDSAYNDESKIWILSRLLPLVESNYHVMELAPKGTGKSFFYENVNSKVKVISGGKITAPRLFFNGKTGEIGLLGTYDVAVLDEVQSLTFDNPDEIIGPLKTYLANGRYNRSGFADINSDCSLVLLANIELDAYQRPKNEDNLIKNLPKFFSETALLDRFMGIIPGWKIPKFQLNMRATQIGLKTDFFGEVLFNLRKDNRFYHYAQSHTRFISNVSGRDQIYLLKSASGFLKLFYPSLNLTEEEYLFNCLKPARFLRQQIHSLLYNLDDEYKQYEKEIIVDVM, from the coding sequence ATGAATGAATTAAACTTCTACAATAACGACTTAGTAACTCAAGTATTTTCTAACTTATCTATTGACAAAAAAAGACTTCCATCTAGTGGCTTAACTGAATCAGGAGTGCCTAGTTTTGTTGCTGAATGGCTATTAGATAAAATTGTACCCGGTATTGGTAATTTAAGTACATTGGAACATGAAAAAGTTAATAATATGGTGATGAAAGCCTTTCCCAGAAAAGATGATAAAGAAAGGATAAAATATCAAGTGCAACAGGGAGAAGAGAAAAAGTTAATTGCTTTATTACAAGTAAGAGTGCCACTAGAAAAACCATCGGAAGAAAAACAAATACCTCTAGCCAGTATTCCTGTTTTAAATCTCCCTGAATGTGATATTGAGCCTCATATTATTGAACAAAATCCGTTGTTATTAGGTAGAGGAATATGGGGAAAAATTACCCTTAATTATGCTATCAATGAAAGGGGAAAATATAATGTTAATGTGTGTGAATTTGATCCTTTTCAAACTTCAGAAGTAAATATTAAAGACTATGGAAAATGTCGAGAAAAATTCACTTTTGAACAATGGCGAGATTTGTTATTATGTTCTATGGGATTAAACCCTGAAGATTCTGCCTATAATGATGAGTCAAAAATTTGGATTTTAAGCCGATTATTACCATTAGTAGAATCAAATTATCATGTGATGGAATTAGCACCGAAAGGCACGGGAAAAAGTTTTTTCTATGAAAATGTTAATAGTAAAGTAAAGGTTATTAGCGGAGGAAAAATCACTGCCCCAAGATTATTTTTCAATGGTAAAACAGGAGAAATTGGCTTATTAGGCACTTATGATGTTGCTGTTTTAGATGAGGTGCAAAGTTTAACTTTTGATAATCCAGATGAAATTATTGGACCTTTAAAAACCTATTTGGCTAATGGGCGCTATAATCGATCGGGGTTTGCTGATATTAATAGTGATTGCTCTTTGGTGTTATTAGCTAATATTGAATTAGACGCATATCAACGTCCAAAAAATGAAGATAATTTAATCAAAAATCTTCCTAAATTTTTCTCAGAAACTGCTTTACTCGATCGATTTATGGGTATTATACCCGGTTGGAAAATTCCTAAATTTCAACTAAATATGAGGGCGACTCAAATAGGTTTAAAAACAGACTTTTTTGGAGAGGTTTTATTTAATTTAAGAAAGGATAATCGTTTTTATCACTATGCTCAATCTCATACTAGATTTATCTCTAATGTTTCAGGTAGAGATCAAATTTATCTCTTGAAAAGTGCATCAGGTTTTCTAAAACTATTTTATCCTAGTTTGAATTTAACAGAGGAAGAATATTTATTTAATTGTTTAAAACCAGCTCGTTTTTTACGTCAGCAAATTCATAGTTTACTTTATAACCTTGATGATGAATATAAACAGTATGAAAAAGAAATTATTGTTGATGTAATGTAA
- a CDS encoding DNA sulfur modification protein DndB → MNLNFGVQKQPIYGTYGEFTIESEDKKITAQYLLTKMKPGAENTWENTLADQMIPWREIFKIDELTFDELLQRDLDDSRVANDLIPYLLGESGSNARFFPPILAVLAPKRIEKSGILPYYPPLTNHTDTSISFGNLFEFEKHTLDGELTPLGVLKYNQKQSALIIVDGQHRAMAILALHRTINQKWGDNKYASYYNHLQVNQNQIKNLELPVCIVFFPDLHENNHTFKEKGIDLKSVCREIFVVVNKNAKRISPSRELLLDDEDLAARMMRNTLSQLKDRGEENASLARIYSFAFGDSLSDADTRKSEVVTGQLEYCTAVALFKIHCAISFGMKDAFNLIESGKDITHNRRTKNKERCQDLLKGTELAEKWNYFDRFSGKYHPLQQVQLAVNLLGNLTDVVILPLFDKFIPFAVYNQAMREVYNQLQSPLLKTEEIHIKSFNLLFEGSAVQAIFEDHVHRLTDKINKSQEEGKTISDYLTYQLKDAKNTLDAVKTWEEKIKYITACKLFNIDDTRFLSNNSEKEKKELIAKAKSILDAISTQAFQLGYPMTIHSIVELIIKDNPYTPYEERLRITKFIANLYLNALNKYFSSSSDTLHQKLTGFITESRVNIFTPSELGLRGLLNLHIKELNESQWVFFRYAILEIVHCKYSYQGLLDVLNQSENQDLAQKYIDNLPTIINSILQLRQEYIDKGINSVINSKEFKNQIELNKVKLETQNLSKEEIDNRINNFIKEKQTEIQLLARENIKASLGEFSNKNKLLERLNIINNNLKFTSGIAGDIQEFLT, encoded by the coding sequence ATGAATTTAAACTTTGGTGTGCAAAAACAACCCATTTACGGCACTTATGGAGAATTTACCATAGAGTCAGAAGATAAAAAAATTACTGCCCAATATTTACTAACAAAAATGAAGCCGGGTGCAGAAAATACTTGGGAAAATACTTTAGCAGATCAGATGATTCCTTGGCGAGAAATTTTTAAAATAGATGAATTAACCTTTGATGAATTATTGCAAAGAGACTTAGACGATTCTAGGGTAGCCAATGATTTAATTCCCTATTTACTTGGTGAAAGTGGCTCAAATGCTCGTTTTTTCCCCCCAATTTTAGCAGTTTTAGCACCAAAAAGAATTGAAAAATCAGGTATCTTACCCTACTATCCTCCCCTTACAAATCACACCGATACATCCATCAGTTTTGGCAACTTATTTGAATTTGAAAAACACACCTTAGACGGAGAATTAACCCCTTTAGGAGTCTTAAAATATAATCAAAAACAAAGTGCTTTAATTATAGTTGATGGGCAACATCGGGCAATGGCAATTTTGGCACTACATCGCACCATTAATCAAAAATGGGGGGATAATAAATATGCCTCTTACTATAATCATTTACAAGTAAACCAAAATCAGATAAAAAACCTCGAATTACCCGTTTGTATCGTCTTTTTTCCCGATTTACACGAAAATAATCACACTTTCAAAGAAAAAGGCATTGACTTAAAAAGCGTCTGTCGAGAAATCTTTGTCGTAGTCAATAAAAATGCAAAACGCATTAGCCCATCAAGAGAATTATTATTAGATGATGAGGATTTAGCCGCGCGTATGATGCGTAATACCCTATCCCAGTTGAAAGACAGAGGAGAAGAGAATGCCTCCCTAGCGCGTATTTATTCCTTTGCCTTTGGTGATAGTCTTTCCGATGCGGATACCCGTAAAAGTGAAGTAGTTACAGGGCAATTAGAGTATTGTACAGCAGTGGCGTTGTTTAAAATTCATTGTGCCATCAGTTTCGGCATGAAAGATGCTTTTAATCTGATAGAATCTGGTAAAGATATTACCCATAATCGTCGCACCAAAAATAAAGAGCGTTGTCAAGATTTATTAAAAGGTACAGAATTAGCAGAAAAATGGAATTATTTCGATCGATTTTCAGGAAAATATCACCCTTTACAACAAGTACAATTAGCCGTTAATTTATTAGGCAATTTAACCGATGTTGTTATTTTACCTTTATTTGATAAATTTATTCCTTTTGCCGTTTATAATCAGGCGATGCGAGAAGTTTATAATCAGTTGCAAAGCCCATTATTAAAAACAGAAGAAATTCACATAAAATCATTTAATTTATTATTTGAAGGTAGCGCAGTTCAAGCTATATTTGAAGATCATGTTCATCGTTTAACAGATAAAATAAATAAGTCTCAAGAAGAAGGAAAAACTATTAGTGACTATTTAACCTATCAATTAAAAGATGCTAAAAATACCTTAGATGCCGTCAAAACTTGGGAAGAAAAAATAAAATATATCACTGCTTGTAAACTATTTAATATAGATGACACAAGATTTTTAAGTAATAATAGTGAAAAAGAGAAAAAAGAATTAATAGCAAAAGCAAAATCAATTTTAGATGCCATTTCTACTCAGGCATTTCAATTAGGTTATCCCATGACAATTCACTCCATTGTTGAGTTAATCATTAAAGATAATCCCTACACACCTTATGAAGAAAGATTGAGAATAACTAAATTTATTGCTAACTTATATTTAAACGCCTTAAACAAATATTTTTCTTCATCATCAGATACTTTACATCAAAAATTAACAGGCTTTATCACTGAATCAAGAGTCAATATTTTTACTCCTAGCGAATTAGGATTAAGAGGATTATTAAATTTACATATTAAAGAATTAAATGAAAGTCAATGGGTATTTTTCCGTTATGCTATTTTAGAAATTGTCCATTGTAAATATAGTTATCAAGGCTTATTAGATGTTTTAAATCAATCAGAAAATCAAGATTTAGCTCAAAAATATATCGACAATTTACCGACTATAATTAACTCAATTTTACAATTAAGACAAGAATATATTGATAAAGGAATTAATAGTGTTATTAACTCAAAAGAATTTAAAAATCAAATAGAATTAAATAAAGTTAAACTTGAAACCCAAAATTTATCAAAAGAAGAAATAGACAATCGTATTAATAATTTTATTAAAGAAAAACAAACGGAAATTCAATTATTAGCTAGAGAAAATATTAAAGCAAGTTTAGGAGAATTTAGTAATAAAAATAAGCTATTAGAAAGGTTAAACATTATCAATAATAACTTAAAATTTACTAGCGGAATAGCGGGAGATATTCAAGAATTTTTAACCTAA
- a CDS encoding nucleotidyltransferase family protein — translation MLLLSKTEIEKRLQISLNQIFDICQQWNIKEMALFGSVLRDDFNNESDVDFLISFQPNTPQGLLTISKLKSQLESLLNYPVDIAIKDSLNDNDNWIRSKEILTTAQTIYLLRN, via the coding sequence ATGTTATTACTATCTAAGACTGAAATTGAGAAACGTTTACAAATTTCTCTTAATCAAATTTTTGATATTTGTCAACAATGGAATATCAAAGAAATGGCTTTATTTGGCTCAGTTTTAAGGGATGATTTTAACAACGAAAGTGATGTTGATTTTCTCATCTCTTTTCAACCTAATACTCCTCAAGGTTTATTAACAATTTCTAAACTTAAATCTCAATTAGAATCCTTACTTAATTATCCCGTAGATATTGCTATTAAAGATTCTCTTAATGATAATGATAACTGGATTCGTAGCAAAGAAATTCTAACTACCGCTCAAACTATTTATTTATTAAGAAATTGA